The following proteins are encoded in a genomic region of Nicotiana sylvestris chromosome 4, ASM39365v2, whole genome shotgun sequence:
- the LOC104211564 gene encoding kunitz trypsin inhibitor 5-like, with the protein MSTTNYLKLLLLLQNLFSLACLITSQPAAPSTTPTTTPVLDIDGHELQIGSKYTILPSQNGTGGGGLALAAKDRPCPFYVMQENLESSNGLPTRFMTVDNKQNVINLSTDLNIVFFAATICVQSTAWKLGGADEITGRRYVMSGGMTGRPGLETVSNWFRIERIANGSSINNGYYKIVFCPGVCNNCKVVCGNVGVFNENGKRWLGLNDEPLVVRFKKVLN; encoded by the coding sequence ATGAGTACAACAAACTATCTAAAATTGCTACTCCTACTCCAAAATTTATTCTCATTAGCTTGCCTAATAACCAGCCAACCTGCAGCCCCATCAACAACACCAACCACAACACCAGTGCTAGACATTGATGGCCATGAGCTCCAAATTGGCTCAAAATACACAATTTTACCTAGTCAAAATGGAACTGGTGGAGGTGGACTAGCACTAGCAGCTAAAGACAGGCCATGTCCTTTTTATGTCATGCAAGAAAATCTTGAATCCTCTAATGGCCTTCCAACAAGATTCATGACGGTTGACAATAAACAAAATGTCATAAATCTTTCTACTGATTTAAACATTGTGTTTTTTGCTGCCACCATTTGTGTGCAGTCCACGGCGTGGAAGCTCGGTGGCGCGGACGAGATAACCGGCCGGAGGTATGTCATGAGTGGTGGCATGACTGGCCGGCCGGGGCTGGAGACAGTGAGCAATTGGTTTAGAATAGAGAGGATTGCGAATGGGAGTAGTATTAATAATGGGTATTATAAGATTGTGTTCTGTCCTGGGGTTTGTAATAATTGTAAGGTAGTGTGTGGGAATGTTGGTGTTTTTAATGAGAATGGGAAGAGATGGCTTGGGTTGAATGATGAACCACTTGTTGTTAGGTTCAAGAAAGTTCTGAATTAG
- the LOC104211554 gene encoding dirigent protein 11 — protein MIGRIIFCTAVLLATLSVILIAIFSPVPHENKSKNSPWVDLSLYIQQPQVLTSNFSPKKAPTDVGALIFHRLLTEGPENTSRVVGKAQGFIIPIQDFANSAFNIIYLTFNNNEFSGSLSVEAKSLTNDNKEELTVVGGTGYFAFARGLAVFAQTEREHSDNLEATYHIKLQLKFPNKSKTIPR, from the coding sequence ATGATAGGAAGAATAATTTTTTGCACTGCAGTTCTTCTAGCTACACTTTCAGTCATTCTCATTGCAATATTCTCACCAGTACCCCacgaaaataaatcaaaaaattcTCCTTGGGTTGATTTATCTCTTTATATTCAACAACCTCAAGTCTTGACTTCCAATTTCTCCCCTAAAAAAGCCCCAACAGACGTTGGCGCTTTGATTTTCCATCGCCTTCTCACTGAGGGGCCGGAAAACACCTCTCGAGTAGTTGGAAAAGCGCAAGGTTTTATCATCCCAATTCAAGATTTCGCGAATTCAGCGTTTAATATTATTTATCTTACGTTTAATAACAATGAATTCAGTGGAAGTCTAAGTGTTGAAGCTAAGAGTTTGACAAATGATAATAAGGAAGAGTTGACTGTTGTTGGTGGTACTGGCTATTTTGCCTTTGCTCGTGGCCTAGCTGTTTTTGCACAAACAGAAAGGGAACATTCTGATAATTTGGAAGCTACTTATCATATAAAGCTACAATTGAAATTCCCAAATAAATCCAAAACAATTCCTAGATGA
- the LOC138889390 gene encoding uncharacterized protein — protein MITCQESNDQQVVCDPKGSSINIHNSFQILEEEQEEQNQGSKSDTNQKQSQVLEINSEGIKKDIITNTHVHQINKGGDQETQQSNSLKEDDATNEQSFNAFSSPLDLNLHDVVIQQVQEVIEKEDLPPRGAKISNKSTKKSTTAPNTRGRDKTKLNHYRRKFSFPNAIANSNGKIWIFWNNDYTCKVISNKKQQITMEVNHSIMQTPFWITVVYAKTSTRRGKSLWKSVNDMSNHINGPWSIGGDFNVIMDPNEKKGGRIHRLSKSMDFIRCMEDCGMADAGYTVATVDQPDFEQVVNECWETQIQGNAMYILHQKLKNLTHCLSKWSKESIDNIFDKAEELEKKVEDLEIKYEQGNEKIAEVAISHFSKLFSQPDQNNDMDFLKRIDNVITWEDNQALIQLPSDEDVKTAVFELHPDSVAGPDGFNGKFFQVCWYIIAEDVCVLWLKTSLVVTLLTKYFTHTCLVLIPKVESPSTFSQLRPISLSNFSNKIISKIICHRLTDLLPSIISENQTGFIKVRLITEIVLLTQEIVQDIKRKNRGGNVIMKLDMAIAYDKVSWFFPTSVMRCMGFAEPFIEMIHRLLSNVWYSVLINGTRFDIVGNVMNKIGGWQGHVLSPGGRAILIKHVLQSQTLHILAVVTPPKTILKQLESYFSNFFWGKSENKNKYYWSSWKNLCYPTDEGGVGPLGAYVNGNRKPGNVRIRDCIKDETWDVNTISRLVPNNMLNHIIHIPIGNRQINDTPVWTETSNRSFTCSSAFNCIRKRRDMDNIWKDVWKKNVQFKMSFFLWRAIKGKLPVDETLKRFGHNIISRCSCCLHPKKETISHILFNSDSAFLTWNFFADPLGIKVGCQSIAYYFKRMEEPQNKNDVQRDLCRVVPIFICWDLWKHRCSIRYGNINPTIAKLRQSILFRVKVYMKKRGAIVDMKWQWHQICTYMEDYRPRITSTPVI, from the exons ATGATTACATGCCAGGAATCAAATGATCAACAAGTTGTTTGTGATCCTAAAGGATCGTCAATCAATATCCATAATTCCTTTCAGATTTTGGAGGAAGAACAAGAAGAACAGAACCAAGGCTCTAAGAGTGACACTAATCAGAAACAGTCTCAAGTTCTAGAGATTAACTCTGAAGGGATCAAGAAAGACATCATCACTAATACTCATGTACATCAAATCAACAAAGGAGGAGATCAAGAAACACAACAATCTAACAGCTTAAAAGAAGATGATGCTACAAATGAGCAATCATTCAATGCTTTCTCTTCACCTCTAGATCTGAATTTACATGATGTTGTCATCCAACAGGTTCAGGAAGTGATAGAAAAGGAAGATTTGCCTCCAAGAGGAGCTAAAATTTCAAACAAAAGCACCAAGAAATCTACTACTGCACCTAATACTAGAGGCAGAG ACAAAACAAAGTTGAACCACTACAGAAGAAAATTTAGCTTTCCAAATGCGATTGCAAATAGTAATGGGAAGATCTGGATTTTCTGGAATAATGATTATACCTGCAAAGTCATTAGCAACAAAAAACAACAGATTACTATGGAAGTCAATCATAGTATAATGCAGACTCCTTTCTGGATTACTGTTGTTTATGCAAAAACCAGTACAAGAAGAGGAAAGAGCCTTTGGAAATCTGTCAACGATATGAGTAATCATATCAATGGACCATGGTCTATTGGAGGTGACTTCAATGTAATTATGGACCCTAATGAGAAGAAAGGTGGCAGAATTCACAGACTTAGTAAAAGCATGGACTTTATCAGATGTATGGAAGATTGTGGTATGGCAGATGCTGGATATACAG TGGCTACG GTGGATCAACctgattttgaacaagttgttaACGAATGCTGGGAAACTCAAATACAAGGTAATGCTATGTATATTCTACATCAGAAACTCAAGAATCTCACGCATTGTCTTAGTAAATGGTCTAAAGAAAGTATTGACAATATTTTCGACAAGGCAGAAGAACTTGAGAAGAAGGTTGAGGATCTAGAGATTAAATATGAACAAG GGAACGAGAAAATTGCAGAAGTTGCTATCTCTCACTTTAGCAAGCTGTTTTCACAACCTGACCAGAACAATGACATGGACTTCCTCAAAAGGATTGACAATGTTATCACTTGGGAAGACAATCAAGCTCTTATCCAGCTTCCTTCCGATGAGGATGTGAAAACTGCAGTCTTTGAGCTACATCCTGATAGTGTAGCTGGTCCGGATGGATTCAATGGCAAATTTTTCCAAGTTTGCTGGTATATTATTGCTGAGGATGTGTGTGTGCTATGGTTAAAGACTTCTTTGGTGGTAACACTCTTAACTAAATATTTTACTCATACTTGTCTAGTTCTTATTCCAAAAGTTGAATCTCCTTCTACATTTTCTCAACTTAGACCTATTAGTCTAAGTAATTTTTCCaataaaattatttcaaaaattatCTGCCATAGATTAACAGATTTGCTTCCTAGTATTATTTCTGAAAATCAAACTGGTTTTATCAAAGTAAGACTAATCACTGAAATTGTTCTCTTAACTCAAGAAATTGTCCAGGATATTAAACGCAAAAATAGAGGTGGAAATGTGATCATGAAACTAGATATGGCTATAGCTTATGACAAAGTTTCTTGGTTTTTTCCTACTTCTGTTATGAGGTGTATGGGATTTGCTGAACCTTTCATTGAAATGATTCATAGATTGCTCTCTAATGTTTGGTACTCTGTTCTTATTAATGGCACTAGATTTG ATATTGTCGGGAATGTTATGAATAAGATAGGAGGTTGGCAAGGTCATGTACTATCCCCTGGTGGAAGAGCTATTCTCATTAAACATGTGCTTCAATCTCAAACTCTTCATATTCTTGCAGTTGTTACCCCTCCCAAGACAATTCTCAAACAATTGGAGAGTTACTTCTCCAATTTCTTTTGGGGCAAATCTGAAAACAAGAACAAATACTACTGGAGCTCTTGGAAGAATCTTTGTTATCCTACTGATGAAGGTGGTGTGG GACCACTTGGTGCTTATGTCAATGGTAACAGAAAACCTGGAAATGTGAGGATCAGGGATTGTATCAAGGATGAGACATGGGATGTAAATACTATATCTAGGCTGGTTCCTAATAATATGTTGAATCATATTATTCATATCCCTATTGGCAATAGACAGATTAATGACACCCCTGTTTGGACTGAGACTTCTAATAGGTCCTTTACTTGTTCCTCTGCTTTTAACTGCATTAGGAAAAGAAGGGATATGGATAATATTTGGAAAGATGTGTGGAAGAAGAATGTCCAATTTAAAATGTCTTTCTTTCTTTGGAGAGCTATTAAGGGTAAACTACCTGTGGATGAAACCTTAAAGAGATTTGGTCATAATATAATTTCCAGATGTTCTTGTTGCCTACATCCCAAGAAAGAAACTATATCTCATATTCTCTTTAATAGTGATAGTGCTTTTCTAACTTGGAATTTCTTTGCAGATCCTCTTGGAATTAAAGTAGGATGCCAATCAATTGCATATTACTTTAAAAGAATGGAGGAACCTCAGAATAAGAATGATGTCCAAAGAGACCTATGTCGAGTAGTTCCTATCTTTATCTGTTGGGATCTATGGAAACATAGATGCTCTATCAGGTATGGAAACATAAATCCTACGATTGCAAAGCTAAGACAGTCTATTTTGTTTCGTGTGAAGGTATACATGAAGAAGAGAGGAGCTATTGTGGACATGAAATGGCAATGGCATCAAATTTGCACTTACATGGAAGACTATAGACCAAGAATCACGAGCACTCCAGTTATATAG